Genomic segment of Rhodocaloribacter litoris:
TCATCGCCACCCACCTGCTGCTGCCCCTCATCCTGTAAACCCGACCGAGCCATGAACTACACCGTCGAAGAAACCACCATCATCCCGGAAGGCGCGGCCGGTGAGGAGACGCCGAAGCGCCGCGTGGGGCTGCTCTGGTACCTGCTCCTCGGCGTCTACTTCGGGGTGGTGCTGACCAAGAGCGAAGTCATCTCGTGGTTCCGCATCCAGGAGATGTTCCGCTTCCAGAGCTTCCACATGTACGGCATCATCGGGGCCGCCGTCGTGGTGGCGGCGATCTCGGTGGCCCTGATCAAGAAGTACCGGATCCGGAGCCTCGAAGGCGAGGACATCTACATCCCGCCGAAAGAGCTGGGCAAGGGTTACCGGTACGGGATCGGCGGCATCCTCTTTGGCCTGGGCTGGGCCCTGACGGGCGCCTGCCCCGGGCCCCTCTTCGCGCTGGTGGGCA
This window contains:
- a CDS encoding DUF6691 family protein, with translation MNYTVEETTIIPEGAAGEETPKRRVGLLWYLLLGVYFGVVLTKSEVISWFRIQEMFRFQSFHMYGIIGAAVVVAAISVALIKKYRIRSLEGEDIYIPPKELGKGYRYGIGGILFGLGWALTGACPGPLFALVGNGVLVMTVAILSAVLGTWAYAALRPRLPH